The following are encoded in a window of Amycolatopsis lexingtonensis genomic DNA:
- the atpD gene encoding F0F1 ATP synthase subunit beta, producing MTSTEAPRAKGRIVSVTGPVVDVEFPRGSVPDQFNALKVEIEFEQLRKTVTLEVASHLGDNLVRTISLQPQDGLVRGAEVTDTGGPITVPVGDKVKGHVYNALGECLDEPGYGEDLERWGIHRSAPSFDQLEGKTKMLETGLKVVDLLTPYVEGGKIGLFGGAGVGKTVLIKEMITRVARNFGGTSVFAGVGERTREGNDLFLEMSEDGVINDTALIFGQMDEPPGTRMRVALSALTMAEYFRDVQNQDVLLFIDNIFRFTQAGSEVSTLLGRMPSAVGYQPTLADEMGQLQERITSTRGRSITSMQAIYVPADDYTDPAPAATFAHLDATTELSRGVFQKGIFPAVDPLASTSTILDPAIVGEDHYRVASEVIRILQKYKELQDIIAILGMDELSEEDKLTVQRARRIERFLSQNMLVAEAFTQIPGSTVPLSETIESFDRITKGDFDHYPEQAFLGIGGLEDLEKKYKEITKK from the coding sequence ATGACCAGTACTGAAGCCCCGCGCGCCAAGGGGCGCATCGTCTCGGTGACCGGGCCGGTCGTCGACGTCGAGTTCCCGCGCGGTTCCGTGCCCGACCAGTTCAACGCGCTCAAGGTCGAGATCGAGTTCGAGCAGCTGCGCAAGACGGTCACCCTCGAGGTCGCCAGCCACCTGGGTGACAACCTCGTCCGCACCATCTCCCTGCAGCCGCAGGACGGCCTGGTGCGCGGCGCCGAGGTCACCGACACCGGCGGCCCGATCACGGTCCCGGTCGGCGACAAGGTCAAGGGCCACGTCTACAACGCCCTCGGCGAGTGCCTCGACGAGCCCGGCTACGGCGAGGACCTCGAGCGCTGGGGCATCCACCGCAGCGCCCCGTCCTTCGACCAGCTCGAGGGCAAGACGAAGATGCTGGAGACCGGCCTCAAGGTCGTCGACCTGCTGACCCCGTACGTCGAGGGCGGCAAGATCGGCCTGTTCGGCGGTGCCGGCGTCGGCAAGACGGTGCTCATCAAGGAGATGATCACCCGTGTCGCCCGGAACTTCGGTGGTACGTCGGTGTTCGCCGGGGTCGGCGAGCGCACCCGTGAGGGCAACGACCTCTTCCTGGAGATGTCCGAGGACGGCGTCATCAACGACACCGCCCTCATCTTCGGCCAGATGGACGAGCCGCCGGGCACGCGTATGCGCGTCGCGCTGTCGGCGCTGACCATGGCGGAGTACTTCCGCGACGTCCAGAACCAGGACGTGCTGCTGTTCATCGACAACATCTTCCGGTTCACCCAGGCCGGTTCCGAGGTGTCGACCCTGCTGGGCCGCATGCCTTCGGCCGTGGGTTACCAGCCGACGCTGGCCGACGAGATGGGGCAGCTGCAGGAGCGGATCACCTCGACCCGAGGCCGTTCGATCACCTCGATGCAGGCGATCTACGTCCCCGCGGACGACTACACCGACCCGGCCCCGGCCGCGACGTTCGCCCACCTGGACGCCACCACCGAGCTCTCGCGTGGTGTCTTCCAGAAGGGCATCTTCCCGGCGGTGGACCCGCTGGCGTCGACGTCGACGATCCTCGACCCGGCCATCGTCGGTGAGGACCACTACCGCGTGGCTTCCGAGGTCATCCGGATCCTGCAGAAGTACAAGGAACTGCAGGACATCATCGCGATCCTCGGTATGGACGAGCTCTCGGAAGAGGACAAGCTGACCGTTCAGCGCGCGCGCCGCATCGAGCGGTTCCTGTCCCAGAACATGCTGGTCGCCGAGGCGTTCACGCAGATCCCGGGCTCGACGGTGCCGCTGTCGGAGACCATCGAGTCGTTCGACCGCATCACCAAGGGTGACTTCGACCACTACCCAGAGCAGGCGTTCCTGGGTATCGGTGGCCTCGAGGACCTCGAGAAGAAGTACAAGGAAATCACCAAGAAGTGA
- a CDS encoding F0F1 ATP synthase subunit epsilon: MAEMSVELVAVERRLWSGTATFVVAQTTEGEIGIMAGHEPVLGQLVEGGVVKVTTTDGETVCAAVHGGFLSVTATGVSILAESAELSDEIDVDAAKAALNADDETERTRATAQLRAAGQSA; encoded by the coding sequence GTGGCTGAGATGTCCGTGGAGCTGGTGGCCGTCGAGCGCCGTCTCTGGTCGGGTACCGCCACTTTCGTGGTGGCCCAGACCACCGAGGGTGAAATCGGCATCATGGCCGGCCACGAACCCGTGCTCGGGCAGCTCGTCGAGGGTGGCGTGGTCAAGGTGACGACCACCGACGGCGAGACGGTCTGCGCGGCCGTGCACGGCGGGTTCCTGTCGGTCACCGCCACCGGGGTCAGCATCCTCGCCGAGAGCGCCGAACTGTCCGACGAGATCGACGTCGACGCGGCGAAGGCGGCCTTGAACGCCGACGACGAGACCGAGCGGACGAGGGCCACGGCCCAGCTCCGCGCGGCAGGTCAGTCGGCCTGA
- a CDS encoding DUF2550 domain-containing protein, protein MKITVVVVGLLIVLAVLAAWYGQRWIRMRRGGGVSVALRWRPDAARSSWHLGLGRYEGDEFVWYRVWSLRTGPDRVFQRESMQIADRRDPSGSEAYAVPEGSTVLRCESETQEAIEIAMGPGALTGFLSWLESAPPGRRLPRAS, encoded by the coding sequence GTGAAGATCACCGTGGTCGTAGTCGGGCTCCTGATCGTGCTCGCCGTGCTGGCCGCCTGGTACGGCCAGCGGTGGATCCGGATGCGCCGCGGTGGGGGCGTGAGCGTCGCGCTGCGGTGGCGTCCGGACGCCGCGCGGTCCAGCTGGCACCTGGGGCTGGGCCGTTACGAGGGCGACGAGTTCGTCTGGTACCGCGTGTGGAGCCTGCGGACCGGCCCGGACCGCGTCTTCCAGCGTGAGAGCATGCAGATCGCCGACCGGCGGGACCCGTCCGGGAGCGAGGCCTACGCCGTTCCCGAAGGCTCGACCGTCCTGCGCTGCGAGTCGGAGACCCAGGAGGCGATCGAGATCGCCATGGGCCCGGGCGCGCTGACCGGCTTCCTCTCCTGGCTCGAATCCGCCCCGCCGGGGCGACGCCTCCCGCGCGCGTCCTGA
- a CDS encoding putative quinol monooxygenase — protein sequence MILIVVKFPVKPEHAENWPDIVADYTRNTRAEAGNRFFEWSRSLEDTNTYVLVEGFDGQDAAVAHVGSDHFKWAVENLGAYISDNPRIINVQDASDWGPMAEIQPH from the coding sequence ATGATCCTCATCGTGGTCAAGTTCCCGGTCAAGCCCGAGCACGCGGAAAACTGGCCGGACATCGTCGCGGACTACACCAGGAACACCCGGGCCGAAGCGGGCAACCGGTTCTTCGAATGGTCCCGCAGCCTCGAGGACACGAACACCTACGTGCTGGTCGAGGGCTTCGACGGCCAGGACGCGGCCGTCGCGCACGTCGGGTCGGACCACTTCAAGTGGGCCGTCGAAAACCTGGGTGCCTACATCAGCGACAACCCCCGGATCATCAACGTCCAGGACGCCTCCGACTGGGGCCCGATGGCCGAGATCCAGCCCCACTAA
- the aroA gene encoding 3-phosphoshikimate 1-carboxyvinyltransferase: MTLVEIPGSKSVTARGLFLAAAAHGTTTLGRPLHSDDTEGFAEGLVKLGYRVDRQPGAWTIEGRPSGPGVAEADVFCRDGATTARFLPALAAAGTGTFRFDASDQMRRRPLGPLTDALQELGVDLSFEGEPGHHPLTVRADGVKGGELTLDAGLSSQFLTALLLLGPLTAEGLRITVTDLVSVPYVEITLEMMRRFGVDVRREGKTFVVPPAPYQACEYPVEPDASTASYFLAAAAVTGRTVTIPGLGSAALQGDVRFVDVLEQMGAHVELAEDSVTVAGPSDGLRGVTVNMRDISDTVPTLAAIAPFASGPVRIEDVYNTRIKECDRLDACEENLRALGIEVETGRDWIEIQPGTPTGALIKCRRDHRIAMAFSITGLRADGITLDDPECVKKTFPGFHQALAALRGNWGI, encoded by the coding sequence GTGACCCTCGTCGAGATCCCCGGTTCCAAGTCCGTCACCGCCCGCGGCCTGTTCCTGGCCGCCGCCGCGCACGGCACCACGACCCTCGGCCGTCCGCTGCACTCGGACGACACCGAGGGCTTCGCCGAGGGCCTCGTCAAGCTCGGGTACCGCGTCGACCGGCAGCCGGGCGCGTGGACGATCGAGGGCCGTCCTTCGGGCCCCGGGGTCGCCGAGGCGGACGTCTTCTGCCGCGACGGCGCCACCACCGCCCGGTTCCTCCCCGCCCTGGCCGCGGCCGGCACCGGGACGTTCCGCTTCGACGCCTCCGACCAGATGCGCCGGCGCCCGCTCGGGCCGCTGACCGACGCGCTGCAGGAGCTGGGCGTCGACCTGTCCTTCGAGGGCGAGCCCGGGCACCACCCGCTGACGGTCCGCGCGGACGGCGTCAAGGGCGGCGAGCTGACCCTCGACGCGGGGCTGTCCTCGCAGTTCCTGACCGCGTTGCTGCTGCTCGGGCCGCTGACCGCAGAGGGGCTGCGGATCACGGTGACCGACCTGGTGTCGGTGCCCTACGTCGAGATCACGCTCGAGATGATGCGCCGCTTCGGCGTCGACGTCCGGCGCGAGGGGAAGACGTTCGTCGTCCCGCCGGCGCCGTACCAGGCCTGCGAGTACCCGGTCGAGCCGGACGCGTCGACGGCGAGCTACTTCCTCGCCGCGGCGGCGGTCACCGGCCGCACGGTGACCATCCCGGGCCTCGGTTCGGCGGCGCTGCAGGGCGACGTGCGCTTCGTCGACGTCCTGGAGCAGATGGGTGCCCACGTCGAGCTGGCCGAGGACTCGGTGACGGTCGCGGGGCCCTCGGACGGCCTGCGCGGCGTCACGGTGAATATGCGCGACATCTCGGACACCGTCCCGACGCTGGCGGCGATCGCCCCGTTCGCTTCGGGGCCGGTGCGCATCGAGGACGTCTACAACACCCGCATCAAGGAGTGCGACCGCCTCGACGCGTGCGAGGAGAACCTGCGCGCGCTGGGCATCGAGGTCGAGACGGGCCGCGACTGGATCGAGATCCAGCCGGGTACGCCCACCGGTGCGCTGATCAAGTGCCGCCGGGACCACCGGATCGCGATGGCGTTCAGCATCACCGGCCTGCGCGCGGACGGCATTACGCTCGACGACCCCGAGTGCGTGAAAAAGACGTTCCCCGGCTTCCACCAGGCGCTGGCGGCGCTGCGGGGTAACTGGGGGATCTAG
- a CDS encoding cob(I)yrinic acid a,c-diamide adenosyltransferase gives MVVRINRVYTKVGDNGTTALGDGSRVPKTSARLGAYADTDETNSVLGLAIAVGQLTDEVADVLRVVQNDLFDVGADLCLPISDDPPYPPLRITEKYVERLEGWCDEFNERLPKLTSFILPGGTPGAAFLHQARTVSRRAERSAWALYEAEPETTNPIAVKYLNRLSDLLFILARLANPEGDVLWQPGGQP, from the coding sequence ATGGTCGTTCGCATCAACCGCGTCTACACGAAGGTCGGCGACAACGGCACGACCGCGCTCGGCGACGGGTCCCGCGTGCCCAAGACGTCCGCCCGGCTGGGCGCGTACGCGGACACCGACGAGACGAACTCCGTGCTGGGCCTCGCGATCGCCGTCGGGCAGCTGACCGATGAAGTCGCGGACGTCCTGCGTGTGGTGCAGAACGATCTCTTCGACGTCGGCGCCGACCTGTGCCTGCCGATCTCCGACGACCCGCCGTACCCGCCGCTGCGGATCACGGAGAAGTACGTCGAGCGGCTCGAGGGCTGGTGCGACGAGTTCAACGAGCGCCTGCCGAAGCTGACGTCGTTCATCCTGCCGGGCGGCACGCCGGGCGCGGCCTTCCTGCACCAGGCGCGGACGGTGTCCCGCCGCGCCGAGCGGAGCGCGTGGGCGCTGTACGAGGCCGAGCCGGAGACGACGAACCCGATCGCGGTGAAGTACCTGAACCGGCTGTCGGACCTGCTGTTCATCCTCGCCCGGCTGGCGAACCCCGAGGGTGACGTGCTGTGGCAGCCGGGCGGGCAGCCCTAG